In the Paramisgurnus dabryanus chromosome 5, PD_genome_1.1, whole genome shotgun sequence genome, one interval contains:
- the LOC135744725 gene encoding uncharacterized protein isoform X2, whose protein sequence is MANQRRLSKNTQCGAKMVCTLVNTVDTRGASSRSKDPHIPTYPTSVRLYNVHNHNIFVAEALRHRDVGVKAIETLTQLFEIGHNPTSALAVLKSDLLAEHGNKYVYASANRTLCPDLQFCYRLYQKVNKQEFGEQSGEGMLVALERQVESYNASCDDTCAKLSMSSAGTPLVAICSPLMKRTHSLSNSGEMCFMDSSGNMDRENCRVFLLLTHTCAGGLPLGIVITQSEDERTISEGLELLKSLLKNDAFGGRGEAGPCVFLTDDSKAEKGAIAQVFPEAKQLLCIFHLLQAVWRWLWNKEHKVEMKDRQTLFSIVKDMLYAREMSTVELLYQQALDNPLTTRNKKFLTYLQSLYSRRESWALSYRRDLPTRGNQTNNYVEAAMRVLKDKILQRTKAFNLPQLFNLFTTRLEMYYEARVTDIALGHWEAFHRSRFLATESNIKPSDISQVGEKKFQVKSSTSGHTYTVDMELELCTCPAGHSGAPCKHQAAIVQHYNITSINFLPTTAEMRADLLKITKASVSLDFLSPLRQKMPMSSTLAPDVPPRQETCNTDHQYYLSAQDDVDHQLAVSTFSSAQLPPVSPTPEGSNSNLPCVQSNSKSASIPQSPVRRMLRLLGELSETSDYSDAMNTMAKQLEKMQHNPSQLISAFCCFGKGMSVSKRAAALRRAARRPGPIIGCQPTAVARRTNKFGSKRRLTAGRPRKIFSGSEHDYSRHAGNGGKRAVRVRHRLSESVAMNYSHQH, encoded by the exons ATGGCTAATCAAAGACGGCTGTCAAAAAATACACAATGTGGGGCAAAAATGGTTTGCACTCTGGTAAATACTGTAGACACAAGGGGAGCATCTAGTAG gaGCAAAGATCCCCATATACCCACCTACCCAACCTCTGTGCGTTTGTACAATGTACATAATCATAACATCTTTGTTGCGGAGGCACTGAGGCACAGGGATGTGGGAGTCAAGGCAATTGAGACCCTGACTCAGTTGTTTGAGATTGGGCACAACCCAACCTCAGCTCTGGCTGTACTTAAAAGTGACCTGCTGGCTGAGCATGGTAACAAATATGTATATGCCTCAGCCAACCGTACCCTTTGCCCAGACCTTCAGTTTTGCTACAG ACTGTATCAGAAGGTGAATAAACAGGAATTTGGAGAGCAGAGTGGGGAGGGAATGCTTGTAGCTTTGGAAAGGCAGGTAGAATCCTACAATGCATCATGTGATGACACCTGTGCTAAGCTTAGTATGTCCTCAGCAGGAACACCACTTGTAGCCATTTGTTCCCCCTTGATGAAACGAACACACAGCCTTTCCAATAGTGGAGAAATGTGTTTTATGGATTCATCTGGTAACATGGACCGTGAGAACTGCAGGGTGTTTCTCCTTCTTACACACACCTGTGCAGGTGGTCTTCCTCTTGGTATAGTTATAACCCAGTCAGAAGATGAGAGAACAATTAGTGAGGGATTGGAGCTGCTGAAGTCCTTACTGAAGAATGATGCCTTTGGAGGGCGAGGTGAGGCAGGCCCTTGTGTGTTTCTTACAGATGACTCAAAGGCAGAAAAGGGAGCTATAGCCCAGGTCTTTCCTGAAGCCAAACAGCTGCTCTGCATATTTCATCTTCTTCAAGCTGTGTGGAGGTGGTTGTGGAACAAAGAACACAAGGTTGAGATGAAGGACAGACAAACACTGTTCAGCATAGTCAAAGACATGCTTTATGCCAGGGAGATGAGTACAGTTGAATTACTCTATCAGCAAGCTCTTGACAACCCTTTGACCACCAG aaacAAGAAGTTCTTGACTTATTTACAGAGTCTTTATAGTCGACGCGAAAGTTGGGCTCTCAGCTACAGGAGGGACTTGCCAACACGTGGCAATCAAACAAATAACTATGTGGAAGCTGCAATGCGTGTATTGAAAGACAAAATACTTCAAAGGACGAAAGCATTCAACCTTCCTCAATTATTCAACCTTTTCACCACCCGACTAGAGATGTACTATGAAGCACGTGTGACAGACATCGCACTTGGCCATTGGGAGGCATTTCACCGGTCAAGATTCCTTGCTACAGAAAGTAATATTAAACCATCTGATATTTCTCAG GTTGGAGAGAAGAAGTTTCAGGTGAAATCCTCCACATCAGGACACACTTATACCGTGGACATGGAGTTGGAGCTCTGCACATGCCCAGCTGGCCATAGCGGGGCACCATGTAAACACCAAGCAGCAATAGTGCAACATTACAACATCACCTCTATCAACTTTCTCCCCACAACAGCTGAAATGAGGGCTGATCTGCTGAAAATAACAAAAG CCTCAGTTTCTCTTGACTTCCTGAGTCCTTTACGGCAAAAAATGCCTATGTCAAGCACATTAGCTCCAG ATGTGCCTCCAAGACAAGAAACCTGCAATACTGATCATCAGTACTATCTTAGTGCTCAAGATGATG TAGACCATCAGCTGGCCGTGTCTACCTTCAGCTCTGCACAATTACCCCCAGTTTCACCTACTCCAGAAGGCTCAAACTCCAACCTACCCTGTGTGCAGAGTAATTCAAAAAGTG CATCTATACCTCAGTCTCCTGTAAGACGGATGCTAAGACTGCTCGGTGAACTGTCTGAAACCTCTGACTACAGTGATGCCATGAACACAATGGCCAAGCAGCTTGAAAAGATGCAGCACAACCCGAGCCAACTGATCTCTGCATTTTGCTGTTTTGGTAAAGGAATGTCAGTGTCAAAGCGTGCAGCAGCATTAAGACGAGCTGCTAGACGACCAGGACCTATTATTGGCTGTCAGCCAACAGCAGTGGCACGAAGAACAAATAAGTTTGGTTCTAAGCGGCGTTTGACAGCTGGACGACCCAGAAAAATTTTTTCTGGTTCAGAGCATGACTACAGCAGACATGCAGGAAATGGGGGGAAAAGGGCTGTAAGGGTTCGCCACAGATTGTCAGAATCTGTGGCAATGAATTACTCACATCAACACTAG
- the LOC135744725 gene encoding uncharacterized protein isoform X1, which produces MDPNLALTNADYACSGCVNEDQASHLKDWLPSGYNYHFCTYTTQGTSNLDHKSFEVSLRIALKEICEVKEWVKKLSESSGVSWRVAVTKPSKGQRVLYKAHYRCQHNVCVRSGMANQRRLSKNTQCGAKMVCTLVNTVDTRGASSRSKDPHIPTYPTSVRLYNVHNHNIFVAEALRHRDVGVKAIETLTQLFEIGHNPTSALAVLKSDLLAEHGNKYVYASANRTLCPDLQFCYRLYQKVNKQEFGEQSGEGMLVALERQVESYNASCDDTCAKLSMSSAGTPLVAICSPLMKRTHSLSNSGEMCFMDSSGNMDRENCRVFLLLTHTCAGGLPLGIVITQSEDERTISEGLELLKSLLKNDAFGGRGEAGPCVFLTDDSKAEKGAIAQVFPEAKQLLCIFHLLQAVWRWLWNKEHKVEMKDRQTLFSIVKDMLYAREMSTVELLYQQALDNPLTTRNKKFLTYLQSLYSRRESWALSYRRDLPTRGNQTNNYVEAAMRVLKDKILQRTKAFNLPQLFNLFTTRLEMYYEARVTDIALGHWEAFHRSRFLATESNIKPSDISQVGEKKFQVKSSTSGHTYTVDMELELCTCPAGHSGAPCKHQAAIVQHYNITSINFLPTTAEMRADLLKITKASVSLDFLSPLRQKMPMSSTLAPDVPPRQETCNTDHQYYLSAQDDVDHQLAVSTFSSAQLPPVSPTPEGSNSNLPCVQSNSKSASIPQSPVRRMLRLLGELSETSDYSDAMNTMAKQLEKMQHNPSQLISAFCCFGKGMSVSKRAAALRRAARRPGPIIGCQPTAVARRTNKFGSKRRLTAGRPRKIFSGSEHDYSRHAGNGGKRAVRVRHRLSESVAMNYSHQH; this is translated from the exons ATGGATCCGAATTTGGCGCTGACAAACG CGGATTACGCTTGTTCTGGCTGTGTTAATGAAGACCAAGCCTCACATCTGAAg gaCTGGTTACCTTCTGGGTATAATTATCATTTCTGCACCTACACTACACAAGGCACATCAAACTTGGACCACAAAAGTTTTGAGGTATCACTCAGAATTGCACTGAAAGAAATTTGTGAGGTTAAGGAATGGGTGAAAAAGCTTAGTGAGTCATCAGGAGTGAGTTGGAGAGTGGCAGTGACCAAACCAAGTAAGGGACAACGTGTGCTTTATAAG gcTCATTATAGGTGCCAGCATAATGTTTGTGTCCGATCAGGCATGGCTAATCAAAGACGGCTGTCAAAAAATACACAATGTGGGGCAAAAATGGTTTGCACTCTGGTAAATACTGTAGACACAAGGGGAGCATCTAGTAG gaGCAAAGATCCCCATATACCCACCTACCCAACCTCTGTGCGTTTGTACAATGTACATAATCATAACATCTTTGTTGCGGAGGCACTGAGGCACAGGGATGTGGGAGTCAAGGCAATTGAGACCCTGACTCAGTTGTTTGAGATTGGGCACAACCCAACCTCAGCTCTGGCTGTACTTAAAAGTGACCTGCTGGCTGAGCATGGTAACAAATATGTATATGCCTCAGCCAACCGTACCCTTTGCCCAGACCTTCAGTTTTGCTACAG ACTGTATCAGAAGGTGAATAAACAGGAATTTGGAGAGCAGAGTGGGGAGGGAATGCTTGTAGCTTTGGAAAGGCAGGTAGAATCCTACAATGCATCATGTGATGACACCTGTGCTAAGCTTAGTATGTCCTCAGCAGGAACACCACTTGTAGCCATTTGTTCCCCCTTGATGAAACGAACACACAGCCTTTCCAATAGTGGAGAAATGTGTTTTATGGATTCATCTGGTAACATGGACCGTGAGAACTGCAGGGTGTTTCTCCTTCTTACACACACCTGTGCAGGTGGTCTTCCTCTTGGTATAGTTATAACCCAGTCAGAAGATGAGAGAACAATTAGTGAGGGATTGGAGCTGCTGAAGTCCTTACTGAAGAATGATGCCTTTGGAGGGCGAGGTGAGGCAGGCCCTTGTGTGTTTCTTACAGATGACTCAAAGGCAGAAAAGGGAGCTATAGCCCAGGTCTTTCCTGAAGCCAAACAGCTGCTCTGCATATTTCATCTTCTTCAAGCTGTGTGGAGGTGGTTGTGGAACAAAGAACACAAGGTTGAGATGAAGGACAGACAAACACTGTTCAGCATAGTCAAAGACATGCTTTATGCCAGGGAGATGAGTACAGTTGAATTACTCTATCAGCAAGCTCTTGACAACCCTTTGACCACCAG aaacAAGAAGTTCTTGACTTATTTACAGAGTCTTTATAGTCGACGCGAAAGTTGGGCTCTCAGCTACAGGAGGGACTTGCCAACACGTGGCAATCAAACAAATAACTATGTGGAAGCTGCAATGCGTGTATTGAAAGACAAAATACTTCAAAGGACGAAAGCATTCAACCTTCCTCAATTATTCAACCTTTTCACCACCCGACTAGAGATGTACTATGAAGCACGTGTGACAGACATCGCACTTGGCCATTGGGAGGCATTTCACCGGTCAAGATTCCTTGCTACAGAAAGTAATATTAAACCATCTGATATTTCTCAG GTTGGAGAGAAGAAGTTTCAGGTGAAATCCTCCACATCAGGACACACTTATACCGTGGACATGGAGTTGGAGCTCTGCACATGCCCAGCTGGCCATAGCGGGGCACCATGTAAACACCAAGCAGCAATAGTGCAACATTACAACATCACCTCTATCAACTTTCTCCCCACAACAGCTGAAATGAGGGCTGATCTGCTGAAAATAACAAAAG CCTCAGTTTCTCTTGACTTCCTGAGTCCTTTACGGCAAAAAATGCCTATGTCAAGCACATTAGCTCCAG ATGTGCCTCCAAGACAAGAAACCTGCAATACTGATCATCAGTACTATCTTAGTGCTCAAGATGATG TAGACCATCAGCTGGCCGTGTCTACCTTCAGCTCTGCACAATTACCCCCAGTTTCACCTACTCCAGAAGGCTCAAACTCCAACCTACCCTGTGTGCAGAGTAATTCAAAAAGTG CATCTATACCTCAGTCTCCTGTAAGACGGATGCTAAGACTGCTCGGTGAACTGTCTGAAACCTCTGACTACAGTGATGCCATGAACACAATGGCCAAGCAGCTTGAAAAGATGCAGCACAACCCGAGCCAACTGATCTCTGCATTTTGCTGTTTTGGTAAAGGAATGTCAGTGTCAAAGCGTGCAGCAGCATTAAGACGAGCTGCTAGACGACCAGGACCTATTATTGGCTGTCAGCCAACAGCAGTGGCACGAAGAACAAATAAGTTTGGTTCTAAGCGGCGTTTGACAGCTGGACGACCCAGAAAAATTTTTTCTGGTTCAGAGCATGACTACAGCAGACATGCAGGAAATGGGGGGAAAAGGGCTGTAAGGGTTCGCCACAGATTGTCAGAATCTGTGGCAATGAATTACTCACATCAACACTAG
- the LOC135744725 gene encoding uncharacterized protein isoform X3, translated as MFVSDQAWLIKDGCQKIHNVGQKWFALWSKDPHIPTYPTSVRLYNVHNHNIFVAEALRHRDVGVKAIETLTQLFEIGHNPTSALAVLKSDLLAEHGNKYVYASANRTLCPDLQFCYRLYQKVNKQEFGEQSGEGMLVALERQVESYNASCDDTCAKLSMSSAGTPLVAICSPLMKRTHSLSNSGEMCFMDSSGNMDRENCRVFLLLTHTCAGGLPLGIVITQSEDERTISEGLELLKSLLKNDAFGGRGEAGPCVFLTDDSKAEKGAIAQVFPEAKQLLCIFHLLQAVWRWLWNKEHKVEMKDRQTLFSIVKDMLYAREMSTVELLYQQALDNPLTTRNKKFLTYLQSLYSRRESWALSYRRDLPTRGNQTNNYVEAAMRVLKDKILQRTKAFNLPQLFNLFTTRLEMYYEARVTDIALGHWEAFHRSRFLATESNIKPSDISQVGEKKFQVKSSTSGHTYTVDMELELCTCPAGHSGAPCKHQAAIVQHYNITSINFLPTTAEMRADLLKITKASVSLDFLSPLRQKMPMSSTLAPDVPPRQETCNTDHQYYLSAQDDVDHQLAVSTFSSAQLPPVSPTPEGSNSNLPCVQSNSKSASIPQSPVRRMLRLLGELSETSDYSDAMNTMAKQLEKMQHNPSQLISAFCCFGKGMSVSKRAAALRRAARRPGPIIGCQPTAVARRTNKFGSKRRLTAGRPRKIFSGSEHDYSRHAGNGGKRAVRVRHRLSESVAMNYSHQH; from the exons ATGTTTGTGTCCGATCAGGCATGGCTAATCAAAGACGGCTGTCAAAAAATACACAATGTGGGGCAAAAATGGTTTGCACTCTG gaGCAAAGATCCCCATATACCCACCTACCCAACCTCTGTGCGTTTGTACAATGTACATAATCATAACATCTTTGTTGCGGAGGCACTGAGGCACAGGGATGTGGGAGTCAAGGCAATTGAGACCCTGACTCAGTTGTTTGAGATTGGGCACAACCCAACCTCAGCTCTGGCTGTACTTAAAAGTGACCTGCTGGCTGAGCATGGTAACAAATATGTATATGCCTCAGCCAACCGTACCCTTTGCCCAGACCTTCAGTTTTGCTACAG ACTGTATCAGAAGGTGAATAAACAGGAATTTGGAGAGCAGAGTGGGGAGGGAATGCTTGTAGCTTTGGAAAGGCAGGTAGAATCCTACAATGCATCATGTGATGACACCTGTGCTAAGCTTAGTATGTCCTCAGCAGGAACACCACTTGTAGCCATTTGTTCCCCCTTGATGAAACGAACACACAGCCTTTCCAATAGTGGAGAAATGTGTTTTATGGATTCATCTGGTAACATGGACCGTGAGAACTGCAGGGTGTTTCTCCTTCTTACACACACCTGTGCAGGTGGTCTTCCTCTTGGTATAGTTATAACCCAGTCAGAAGATGAGAGAACAATTAGTGAGGGATTGGAGCTGCTGAAGTCCTTACTGAAGAATGATGCCTTTGGAGGGCGAGGTGAGGCAGGCCCTTGTGTGTTTCTTACAGATGACTCAAAGGCAGAAAAGGGAGCTATAGCCCAGGTCTTTCCTGAAGCCAAACAGCTGCTCTGCATATTTCATCTTCTTCAAGCTGTGTGGAGGTGGTTGTGGAACAAAGAACACAAGGTTGAGATGAAGGACAGACAAACACTGTTCAGCATAGTCAAAGACATGCTTTATGCCAGGGAGATGAGTACAGTTGAATTACTCTATCAGCAAGCTCTTGACAACCCTTTGACCACCAG aaacAAGAAGTTCTTGACTTATTTACAGAGTCTTTATAGTCGACGCGAAAGTTGGGCTCTCAGCTACAGGAGGGACTTGCCAACACGTGGCAATCAAACAAATAACTATGTGGAAGCTGCAATGCGTGTATTGAAAGACAAAATACTTCAAAGGACGAAAGCATTCAACCTTCCTCAATTATTCAACCTTTTCACCACCCGACTAGAGATGTACTATGAAGCACGTGTGACAGACATCGCACTTGGCCATTGGGAGGCATTTCACCGGTCAAGATTCCTTGCTACAGAAAGTAATATTAAACCATCTGATATTTCTCAG GTTGGAGAGAAGAAGTTTCAGGTGAAATCCTCCACATCAGGACACACTTATACCGTGGACATGGAGTTGGAGCTCTGCACATGCCCAGCTGGCCATAGCGGGGCACCATGTAAACACCAAGCAGCAATAGTGCAACATTACAACATCACCTCTATCAACTTTCTCCCCACAACAGCTGAAATGAGGGCTGATCTGCTGAAAATAACAAAAG CCTCAGTTTCTCTTGACTTCCTGAGTCCTTTACGGCAAAAAATGCCTATGTCAAGCACATTAGCTCCAG ATGTGCCTCCAAGACAAGAAACCTGCAATACTGATCATCAGTACTATCTTAGTGCTCAAGATGATG TAGACCATCAGCTGGCCGTGTCTACCTTCAGCTCTGCACAATTACCCCCAGTTTCACCTACTCCAGAAGGCTCAAACTCCAACCTACCCTGTGTGCAGAGTAATTCAAAAAGTG CATCTATACCTCAGTCTCCTGTAAGACGGATGCTAAGACTGCTCGGTGAACTGTCTGAAACCTCTGACTACAGTGATGCCATGAACACAATGGCCAAGCAGCTTGAAAAGATGCAGCACAACCCGAGCCAACTGATCTCTGCATTTTGCTGTTTTGGTAAAGGAATGTCAGTGTCAAAGCGTGCAGCAGCATTAAGACGAGCTGCTAGACGACCAGGACCTATTATTGGCTGTCAGCCAACAGCAGTGGCACGAAGAACAAATAAGTTTGGTTCTAAGCGGCGTTTGACAGCTGGACGACCCAGAAAAATTTTTTCTGGTTCAGAGCATGACTACAGCAGACATGCAGGAAATGGGGGGAAAAGGGCTGTAAGGGTTCGCCACAGATTGTCAGAATCTGTGGCAATGAATTACTCACATCAACACTAG
- the LOC135744725 gene encoding uncharacterized protein isoform X4 gives MDPNLALTNADYACSGCVNEDQASHLKDWLPSGYNYHFCTYTTQGTSNLDHKSFEVSLRIALKEICEVKEWVKKLSESSGVSWRVAVTKPSKGQRVLYKAHYRCQHNVCVRSGMANQRRLSKNTQCGAKMVCTLVNTVDTRGASSRSKDPHIPTYPTSVRLYNVHNHNIFVAEALRHRDVGVKAIETLTQLFEIGHNPTSALAVLKSDLLAEHGNKYVYASANRTLCPDLQFCYRNKKFLTYLQSLYSRRESWALSYRRDLPTRGNQTNNYVEAAMRVLKDKILQRTKAFNLPQLFNLFTTRLEMYYEARVTDIALGHWEAFHRSRFLATESNIKPSDISQVGEKKFQVKSSTSGHTYTVDMELELCTCPAGHSGAPCKHQAAIVQHYNITSINFLPTTAEMRADLLKITKASVSLDFLSPLRQKMPMSSTLAPDVPPRQETCNTDHQYYLSAQDDVDHQLAVSTFSSAQLPPVSPTPEGSNSNLPCVQSNSKSASIPQSPVRRMLRLLGELSETSDYSDAMNTMAKQLEKMQHNPSQLISAFCCFGKGMSVSKRAAALRRAARRPGPIIGCQPTAVARRTNKFGSKRRLTAGRPRKIFSGSEHDYSRHAGNGGKRAVRVRHRLSESVAMNYSHQH, from the exons ATGGATCCGAATTTGGCGCTGACAAACG CGGATTACGCTTGTTCTGGCTGTGTTAATGAAGACCAAGCCTCACATCTGAAg gaCTGGTTACCTTCTGGGTATAATTATCATTTCTGCACCTACACTACACAAGGCACATCAAACTTGGACCACAAAAGTTTTGAGGTATCACTCAGAATTGCACTGAAAGAAATTTGTGAGGTTAAGGAATGGGTGAAAAAGCTTAGTGAGTCATCAGGAGTGAGTTGGAGAGTGGCAGTGACCAAACCAAGTAAGGGACAACGTGTGCTTTATAAG gcTCATTATAGGTGCCAGCATAATGTTTGTGTCCGATCAGGCATGGCTAATCAAAGACGGCTGTCAAAAAATACACAATGTGGGGCAAAAATGGTTTGCACTCTGGTAAATACTGTAGACACAAGGGGAGCATCTAGTAG gaGCAAAGATCCCCATATACCCACCTACCCAACCTCTGTGCGTTTGTACAATGTACATAATCATAACATCTTTGTTGCGGAGGCACTGAGGCACAGGGATGTGGGAGTCAAGGCAATTGAGACCCTGACTCAGTTGTTTGAGATTGGGCACAACCCAACCTCAGCTCTGGCTGTACTTAAAAGTGACCTGCTGGCTGAGCATGGTAACAAATATGTATATGCCTCAGCCAACCGTACCCTTTGCCCAGACCTTCAGTTTTGCTACAG aaacAAGAAGTTCTTGACTTATTTACAGAGTCTTTATAGTCGACGCGAAAGTTGGGCTCTCAGCTACAGGAGGGACTTGCCAACACGTGGCAATCAAACAAATAACTATGTGGAAGCTGCAATGCGTGTATTGAAAGACAAAATACTTCAAAGGACGAAAGCATTCAACCTTCCTCAATTATTCAACCTTTTCACCACCCGACTAGAGATGTACTATGAAGCACGTGTGACAGACATCGCACTTGGCCATTGGGAGGCATTTCACCGGTCAAGATTCCTTGCTACAGAAAGTAATATTAAACCATCTGATATTTCTCAG GTTGGAGAGAAGAAGTTTCAGGTGAAATCCTCCACATCAGGACACACTTATACCGTGGACATGGAGTTGGAGCTCTGCACATGCCCAGCTGGCCATAGCGGGGCACCATGTAAACACCAAGCAGCAATAGTGCAACATTACAACATCACCTCTATCAACTTTCTCCCCACAACAGCTGAAATGAGGGCTGATCTGCTGAAAATAACAAAAG CCTCAGTTTCTCTTGACTTCCTGAGTCCTTTACGGCAAAAAATGCCTATGTCAAGCACATTAGCTCCAG ATGTGCCTCCAAGACAAGAAACCTGCAATACTGATCATCAGTACTATCTTAGTGCTCAAGATGATG TAGACCATCAGCTGGCCGTGTCTACCTTCAGCTCTGCACAATTACCCCCAGTTTCACCTACTCCAGAAGGCTCAAACTCCAACCTACCCTGTGTGCAGAGTAATTCAAAAAGTG CATCTATACCTCAGTCTCCTGTAAGACGGATGCTAAGACTGCTCGGTGAACTGTCTGAAACCTCTGACTACAGTGATGCCATGAACACAATGGCCAAGCAGCTTGAAAAGATGCAGCACAACCCGAGCCAACTGATCTCTGCATTTTGCTGTTTTGGTAAAGGAATGTCAGTGTCAAAGCGTGCAGCAGCATTAAGACGAGCTGCTAGACGACCAGGACCTATTATTGGCTGTCAGCCAACAGCAGTGGCACGAAGAACAAATAAGTTTGGTTCTAAGCGGCGTTTGACAGCTGGACGACCCAGAAAAATTTTTTCTGGTTCAGAGCATGACTACAGCAGACATGCAGGAAATGGGGGGAAAAGGGCTGTAAGGGTTCGCCACAGATTGTCAGAATCTGTGGCAATGAATTACTCACATCAACACTAG